Proteins encoded together in one Candidatus Nitrosocaldus cavascurensis window:
- a CDS encoding Rieske (2Fe-2S) protein, with translation MGRVLACRRDELPNGKMKYLQIDGNDILLANVDGAYYAVSDICNHAGANLHEGKINGKHITCPWHKAVWDVTNGELVQFPVRLRPLKVYKVIVDGDAVYVEV, from the coding sequence ATGGGTAGGGTTCTAGCCTGTAGAAGGGATGAGTTACCAAATGGCAAGATGAAGTACCTGCAGATAGATGGTAATGATATACTGTTAGCAAACGTAGATGGTGCATACTATGCTGTATCTGATATCTGCAATCATGCTGGTGCAAACCTACATGAGGGCAAGATTAATGGCAAGCATATTACATGTCCATGGCATAAGGCAGTATGGGATGTGACTAACGGTGAGTTGGTACAGTTCCCTGTAAGGCTAAGACCATTGAAGGTATACAAGGTTATTGTTGATGGGGATGCTGTATATGTAGAGGTATGA
- a CDS encoding isopentenyl phosphate kinase, protein MESRVSMLALIKLGGSIVTFKDKPLAFNAPALEGVSRILKRISDEVQIIVVHGGGSFGHYYSVIYDMHSKPAEYSKEGVSRVRCSMVDLNNRIVNVMLEQGLRPYTIHPSSFIGEGKVPISSRVEELYDISKDGLIPVTHGDVMHYQDNLYYILSGDEIMSILAEHLGERVSVVLFTLAVDGVYKDMQSRELIRELRYASDASMDDVSMDVTGGMRRKVREGFKIASLGIDVWFVNGMHPERVEDVLRGKDTIGTVIRGNRVGREGSEMVA, encoded by the coding sequence TTGGAGAGTAGAGTGAGTATGCTTGCACTAATCAAGCTTGGAGGCTCAATAGTTACATTCAAGGATAAGCCTTTGGCATTCAATGCTCCTGCTCTAGAGGGTGTAAGCAGGATACTTAAGCGTATTAGTGATGAGGTACAGATCATAGTTGTTCACGGTGGAGGCTCCTTTGGTCATTACTACTCTGTCATCTACGATATGCATAGTAAACCAGCAGAGTACAGCAAGGAGGGTGTAAGCAGGGTTAGATGCTCTATGGTTGATCTGAATAATCGTATAGTAAATGTGATGCTTGAGCAAGGCTTAAGACCATACACCATACACCCATCATCCTTCATAGGTGAAGGAAAGGTTCCCATAAGCAGTAGGGTTGAGGAGTTGTATGACATCTCCAAGGATGGGTTAATACCTGTTACCCATGGGGATGTGATGCACTATCAGGATAATCTATACTACATACTCTCAGGTGATGAGATAATGAGCATACTTGCTGAGCATCTTGGGGAGAGGGTTAGTGTAGTCTTGTTTACACTTGCTGTAGATGGTGTTTACAAGGATATGCAGAGCAGGGAACTTATAAGGGAGTTAAGGTATGCTAGTGATGCTAGCATGGATGATGTGAGCATGGATGTTACAGGGGGTATGAGGAGGAAGGTTAGGGAAGGGTTCAAGATAGCATCCCTTGGCATAGATGTATGGTTTGTTAATGGTATGCATCCAGAGAGGGTAGAAGATGTGCTGAGAGGTAAGGATACAATTGGTACTGTGATAAGGGGCAACAGGGTAGGTAGGGAAGGAAGTGAGATGGTAGCATGA
- a CDS encoding polyprenyl synthetase family protein — protein MNVAIEQDIRDVARRVDEIITSTLKGEPYILYDAALHYITSGGKRLRPYMLVKCSELCNGSADKALYIASAMEMVHNFTLVHDDIMDGDEVRHGVPTVHRAYGLPYGILAGDLLLIYAFKTVAYYGRMAGLDDSTIVRLVDVLAKYCIVLSEGQAMDMEIASSTTIPDEEQYIAMVTKKTASLFEASCMMGAITAGADEDAVEKVAGYGRSIGIAFQLVDDLIGVVGDPKVTKKPVGNDIREGKKTLPILLALNKCDEDSRRRILSLLGSKQNIDENELLYAINLMKGMGIDREVREMAGKYADDATARLKGFKESSAKHALEHIARLIVERSA, from the coding sequence ATGAACGTAGCAATAGAACAGGATATAAGGGATGTGGCAAGAAGGGTTGATGAGATTATAACCTCTACATTGAAGGGTGAACCATACATACTCTACGATGCAGCACTACACTACATAACTAGCGGGGGGAAGAGGCTTAGACCATATATGCTTGTTAAGTGCTCTGAACTATGCAATGGTAGTGCTGATAAGGCACTCTACATAGCCTCTGCCATGGAGATGGTGCATAACTTCACACTTGTACATGATGATATAATGGATGGTGATGAGGTTAGGCATGGTGTGCCTACAGTGCATAGGGCATATGGTCTTCCATACGGGATACTTGCTGGTGATCTACTACTCATATATGCATTCAAGACAGTAGCATACTATGGAAGGATGGCAGGGCTGGATGACTCAACCATAGTAAGGTTGGTCGATGTGCTTGCAAAGTACTGTATAGTGCTGAGCGAGGGGCAGGCTATGGATATGGAGATAGCATCAAGCACAACAATACCAGATGAAGAGCAGTACATAGCAATGGTTACCAAGAAGACAGCATCTCTATTTGAGGCATCATGCATGATGGGTGCAATAACTGCAGGGGCAGATGAGGATGCTGTAGAGAAGGTTGCAGGGTATGGCAGGAGTATAGGGATAGCATTCCAACTTGTAGATGATCTCATAGGGGTTGTTGGGGATCCTAAGGTGACAAAGAAGCCAGTTGGTAATGATATAAGGGAGGGGAAGAAGACACTTCCAATACTACTAGCATTAAACAAGTGCGATGAGGATAGTAGGAGGAGGATTCTATCCCTACTAGGCTCTAAACAGAATATAGATGAGAATGAACTGCTCTATGCAATAAACCTCATGAAGGGTATGGGTATAGATAGAGAGGTAAGGGAGATGGCTGGTAAGTATGCTGATGATGCTACTGCTAGATTGAAGGGTTTCAAGGAGAGCAGTGCCAAGCATGCACTAGAGCATATAGCAAGGTTGATAGTTGAGAGGAGTGCATGA
- the gltX gene encoding glutamate--tRNA ligase — MAVEEDTLLLIRRLALRNAVEHDGKAMVDKVTAKVIAVRPDLRSSIRMLIPTIRAVVDEVNRLSIDEQRSSLEAIEPITEAGAEVGVEHRYHNLPQLPDAVMGRVVTRFPPEPNGYPHIGHAKAVIIDEEYARMYKGRFILRFDDTNPAKEKREYYDAIMDGLRWLNVKPDLIKNTSDDIELLYSYAERLIEVDGAYVCTCKPDTIKRNRASGIECACRSLSREEHMERWHKMFNEYRANQAILRFKGDMRSSNTVMRDPTLFRIIEHEHPLKGYRYRVWPTYDFAASIEDSIDGVTHALRSKEYELRNELYYAILDRLGLRKPIVLEFSRLEFEGMPVSKRKIAPLIEKGLVKGWDDPRLPTLAALRRRGIQPEAIREFVLSLGFTKADTKPPFEVLEAINRRMIDASVPRLFMVRLDDCARAKVYGLADGMPIDGSTVVIRNHPTNKALGSRAIKVRDEFYLPLSDIIDAVGREIRLIDLYNVVIERVEPSEGGYATAYATFTGYEVKDVKKVQWVSVDDAVKIRVLVPRHLYIDDAYNPKSLEIVDAYAESYASRMDVGSIVQFVRFGFCRADADGIFIMSHK, encoded by the coding sequence ATGGCGGTTGAGGAAGATACACTCTTACTCATAAGAAGGCTTGCACTTAGGAATGCTGTAGAGCATGATGGCAAGGCTATGGTAGATAAGGTAACGGCAAAGGTGATAGCAGTAAGACCAGATCTAAGGAGTAGTATAAGGATGCTCATCCCAACCATAAGAGCAGTTGTGGATGAGGTGAACAGGTTAAGCATTGATGAGCAGAGGAGCAGTCTTGAGGCTATAGAGCCTATCACTGAGGCTGGGGCTGAGGTTGGGGTTGAGCATAGATACCATAACCTTCCTCAACTGCCAGATGCTGTTATGGGTAGAGTTGTTACAAGGTTCCCGCCAGAACCCAATGGCTACCCTCACATAGGCCATGCAAAGGCAGTGATAATAGATGAGGAGTATGCAAGGATGTACAAGGGTAGGTTCATACTACGCTTCGATGATACAAACCCTGCAAAGGAGAAGAGGGAGTATTACGATGCAATAATGGATGGGTTAAGGTGGCTTAACGTTAAGCCAGATCTCATCAAGAATACCTCAGATGATATAGAGTTACTCTACAGTTATGCTGAGAGGCTTATAGAGGTTGATGGAGCATATGTATGTACATGCAAGCCTGATACAATAAAGAGGAATAGAGCCTCTGGCATAGAATGTGCATGTAGATCGCTTAGCAGAGAGGAGCATATGGAGAGGTGGCATAAGATGTTCAATGAGTATAGAGCAAATCAAGCCATACTAAGGTTCAAGGGGGATATGAGGAGTAGCAATACTGTGATGAGGGATCCTACACTCTTCAGGATAATAGAGCATGAGCATCCATTGAAGGGCTATAGATATAGAGTATGGCCAACGTACGACTTTGCTGCTAGCATAGAGGATAGCATAGATGGTGTAACACATGCACTTAGGAGCAAGGAGTATGAGTTAAGGAATGAACTATACTACGCAATATTAGATAGGTTGGGGTTGAGGAAGCCAATAGTGCTTGAGTTCTCAAGGCTAGAGTTTGAAGGGATGCCAGTATCGAAGAGGAAGATAGCACCACTCATAGAGAAGGGGCTAGTTAAGGGGTGGGACGATCCTAGGCTCCCAACACTTGCAGCGCTGAGGAGGAGAGGCATACAGCCAGAGGCTATAAGGGAGTTTGTACTCTCTCTAGGGTTCACAAAGGCAGATACAAAGCCTCCATTTGAGGTGTTGGAGGCAATAAACAGGAGGATGATCGATGCATCTGTGCCAAGGTTATTCATGGTAAGGCTTGATGATTGTGCAAGGGCTAAGGTTTATGGGTTAGCAGATGGTATGCCTATCGATGGCTCTACTGTAGTTATTAGGAACCATCCAACAAACAAAGCACTAGGTTCAAGGGCTATCAAGGTTAGGGATGAGTTCTATCTTCCCCTTAGCGATATAATCGATGCTGTAGGCAGGGAGATAAGGCTTATAGACCTCTACAATGTTGTTATTGAACGTGTAGAACCTTCAGAGGGAGGTTATGCAACTGCATATGCAACCTTCACAGGCTATGAGGTTAAGGATGTGAAGAAGGTGCAATGGGTGAGCGTTGATGATGCGGTGAAGATAAGAGTGCTTGTACCAAGGCATCTATACATTGATGATGCATACAATCCAAAGAGTCTGGAGATTGTAGATGCTTATGCTGAGTCATATGCAAGTAGAATGGATGTTGGTAGCATTGTGCAGTTTGTACGCTTCGGATTCTGCAGGGCAGATGCAGATGGTATATTTATAATGAGCCATAAGTAA
- the amrB gene encoding AmmeMemoRadiSam system protein B gives MRVRRPAVAGIFYPAESDKLLNAIDECFHHPLGPLGGVEVQPTKGESEHEDQGRGNGKNMIAMVSPHAAYMYSGAVAAHAYHAASLLKPKPDLIILLGPNHYGLGSAIATMVDCYWETPLGKVQVNSDEARRLVRLSGILDIDDYAHSRDHCLEVQLPMLQYIYKHQFSIIPIVLWMQDKDTANDLGNAIAELIESSSLDVLLIASSDLTHYESHDEACRKDGELIKAILALDVAKYYTVLERLDVSACGYGAIGTVMVAAKRLGATSARLLKYATSGDVTGDKSAVVGYASIVLTD, from the coding sequence TTGAGGGTTAGGAGACCTGCCGTTGCTGGCATCTTCTACCCAGCAGAGAGCGATAAACTTCTTAATGCTATAGATGAGTGCTTCCATCATCCTCTAGGACCCTTGGGAGGGGTTGAGGTTCAACCAACCAAAGGTGAGTCTGAGCATGAAGATCAAGGCAGGGGTAATGGCAAGAATATGATAGCCATGGTATCACCTCATGCAGCATACATGTACTCTGGTGCAGTTGCAGCCCATGCATATCATGCTGCATCCTTGCTCAAACCAAAGCCAGATCTTATAATACTGCTGGGACCAAACCACTACGGCTTGGGTAGTGCTATAGCAACCATGGTTGACTGCTACTGGGAGACTCCTCTAGGCAAGGTGCAGGTGAATAGTGATGAGGCAAGGAGGCTTGTCAGGTTATCAGGCATACTTGATATAGATGATTATGCCCATAGCAGGGATCACTGCCTTGAGGTACAGTTACCCATGCTCCAATACATATACAAGCATCAGTTCAGCATAATACCAATAGTACTATGGATGCAGGATAAGGATACTGCAAATGATCTAGGCAATGCTATAGCAGAGTTGATAGAGTCAAGCAGTCTGGATGTACTCCTTATAGCATCATCAGACCTTACACACTATGAGTCTCACGATGAAGCATGTAGAAAGGATGGGGAGTTGATAAAGGCAATACTTGCTCTAGATGTTGCAAAGTACTATACAGTACTTGAGAGGCTTGATGTTAGTGCATGTGGTTATGGTGCCATAGGTACAGTGATGGTTGCAGCAAAGAGGCTAGGTGCAACTAGTGCAAGGTTACTTAAATATGCTACAAGCGGGGATGTTACAGGGGATAAGAGTGCTGTTGTAGGATATGCATCCATAGTATTAACAGATTGA
- a CDS encoding NAD+ synthase yields MAVDDMVKKITSSLDYGYVSSKIEHFLLENLEGSGKAGYVLGLSGGLDSSVVAVLAARALYGRGKGKGSLTALIIPHSSITPSSDVNDAIRLAESINIAYRVIDIGDIHSSLAERLHTIDGGGENYSSVDNIKSRIASGNLLARLRMCTLYYYANANDCLVLGTSDRSELMIGYYTKYGDGAADILPIADLYKVQVRALASYLQIDDAIIRKKSGPMLWKGHYAEQELGMSYEEIDSILYCLIDLKSSVKDTASMLGIEEERVKSVIRLVRSSRHKRAPPRICHIQ; encoded by the coding sequence ATGGCAGTAGATGATATGGTAAAGAAGATCACATCATCGCTTGATTATGGGTATGTGAGCAGTAAGATAGAACACTTCCTCTTGGAGAATCTTGAAGGATCAGGAAAGGCTGGATACGTGCTTGGGCTAAGCGGGGGTCTTGACTCTTCAGTAGTTGCTGTACTAGCAGCAAGGGCACTGTATGGTAGAGGCAAGGGCAAGGGCAGTCTCACTGCACTAATCATCCCTCATAGTAGTATAACACCTTCAAGCGATGTGAATGATGCGATAAGGCTTGCTGAGAGCATTAACATAGCATACAGGGTTATAGATATAGGCGATATACACTCATCTCTTGCTGAGAGGCTTCATACTATAGATGGAGGGGGAGAGAATTATAGTAGTGTTGATAATATCAAGTCTAGGATTGCCTCTGGTAACCTACTTGCAAGGTTGAGGATGTGCACCCTCTATTACTACGCAAATGCAAATGACTGCCTTGTGCTAGGCACTAGTGATAGAAGTGAGTTGATGATAGGTTACTACACAAAGTATGGTGATGGGGCAGCAGATATACTCCCAATAGCTGATCTATACAAGGTTCAGGTTAGAGCACTTGCAAGCTATCTGCAGATAGACGATGCAATAATCAGGAAGAAAAGTGGACCAATGCTATGGAAGGGGCACTATGCTGAGCAGGAACTTGGTATGAGCTATGAGGAGATAGACTCCATACTCTACTGCTTGATTGATCTGAAGAGTAGCGTTAAGGATACTGCAAGCATGCTAGGTATAGAGGAGGAGAGGGTAAAGAGTGTTATTAGACTTGTAAGATCTAGCAGGCATAAACGTGCTCCTCCAAGGATATGCCATATACAATAA
- a CDS encoding winged helix-turn-helix domain-containing protein, which translates to MINDYTNTSIRMKRKRRGKRGPLMIIISILDVLDGSDTNKTNLSYKTNLDIRILSKYLEFLSERGLVRYNDNNNDDDSYVSRRVHDPTLIRITDKGREVLFHFKEAIRLMDDECDLRDRCALRRYAD; encoded by the coding sequence TTGATCAATGATTATACTAACACATCAATAAGGATGAAGAGAAAGAGAAGGGGCAAGAGGGGTCCTCTCATGATAATAATAAGTATATTGGATGTTCTTGACGGCTCTGATACGAACAAGACAAACCTAAGTTACAAGACCAATCTTGATATACGTATATTGAGCAAATACCTTGAGTTCTTGAGTGAAAGAGGTCTTGTAAGGTACAACGACAATAATAATGATGATGATTCGTATGTGAGCAGGAGGGTTCATGATCCAACCCTTATAAGGATAACAGATAAAGGTAGAGAGGTACTCTTCCACTTCAAGGAGGCTATAAGGCTTATGGATGATGAGTGTGATCTTAGAGATAGGTGTGCCCTACGCAGATATGCTGATTAA
- a CDS encoding 30S ribosomal protein S2, with protein MSMIENIDKLILSAGIRIGTNVKTKYMEQFIARANEGVYMLDMNKTLERIDAAASMISRSLPKVVACSTKDNAKIAVLKFCELTGATPIIGRFMPGTLTNPFLSTYIEPDVVLVSDPQADLQAVVEATNAGVPVIAIANTDNFASKVDLIIPANNRGRRAIAAVYWLLTLEVLNKKGLVEHKQFDTFIYKGNAYKVDDFETKLEEGAE; from the coding sequence ATGAGCATGATAGAGAATATAGATAAACTGATACTCTCAGCAGGTATAAGGATAGGTACTAATGTGAAGACAAAGTACATGGAGCAGTTCATAGCAAGGGCAAATGAGGGAGTATACATGCTTGATATGAACAAGACCCTTGAACGTATAGATGCAGCAGCATCTATGATAAGCAGATCTTTACCAAAGGTTGTTGCATGCTCAACCAAGGATAATGCTAAGATAGCAGTGCTCAAATTCTGTGAACTTACTGGTGCAACACCAATTATAGGCAGGTTCATGCCTGGCACACTAACCAACCCATTCCTCTCAACATACATAGAGCCTGATGTTGTTCTAGTTAGCGATCCACAGGCAGATCTGCAGGCTGTTGTAGAGGCTACCAATGCTGGTGTACCAGTGATAGCCATAGCAAATACTGATAACTTTGCAAGCAAGGTTGATCTAATCATACCAGCAAACAATAGAGGTAGGAGGGCTATAGCAGCAGTGTATTGGTTGCTTACACTAGAGGTCCTTAACAAGAAGGGGCTTGTGGAGCATAAGCAGTTCGATACATTCATCTACAAGGGCAATGCATACAAGGTTGATGACTTTGAGACAAAGCTTGAGGAGGGTGCAGAGTAG
- the eno gene encoding phosphopyruvate hydratase has product MEASITAIKARLCYNSRGQESIEVDVVTDGKYMGRASAPSGASKGRYEAVGFPNNSVEDALKVFNENKSRFIGVDASDPKAIYDVLRGIDSTPNYSIVGGSVAYAVSMAAVDSASKALSEPIFRLISIDRRKEKGYRLPYPLGNVLGGGAHAGPSTPDIQEYLVVPIGAKNMVEAVRMNVRVHRVLRDVLERKDRYFTYGRGDEGAWAPRASNMEALEAVEQACIEAGYSIGKDVALGIDFASSSLWDGNGYVYARYGNRMSKEEQIEFVSNLIRDYRLIYVEDPLHEEDFSGMAELTKRFSSIYITGDDLLVTNVSRLRVALEYKACNSAILKVNQAGSLYEALLFAREADEHGIRLVTSHRSGESIDAHIAHVAVATGSKMIKAGVVGGERVAKMNELIRLEELDMVDGMTTLQ; this is encoded by the coding sequence ATGGAAGCATCTATAACAGCCATAAAGGCTAGGCTCTGCTACAACAGTAGAGGGCAGGAGAGTATAGAGGTTGATGTGGTTACAGATGGCAAGTATATGGGTAGGGCATCTGCACCATCTGGTGCAAGTAAGGGCAGATATGAAGCAGTAGGATTCCCAAATAATAGCGTTGAGGATGCATTAAAGGTATTCAATGAGAATAAGAGTAGGTTCATAGGGGTTGATGCCTCAGATCCAAAGGCAATATACGATGTGTTGAGGGGCATAGATAGCACACCAAACTACTCCATAGTTGGAGGTTCAGTTGCATATGCTGTAAGCATGGCTGCTGTAGACTCTGCATCAAAGGCACTTAGTGAACCCATCTTTAGGCTGATCAGCATAGATAGGAGGAAGGAGAAGGGGTATAGGCTCCCATACCCTCTAGGCAATGTTCTTGGAGGAGGAGCACATGCTGGTCCAAGTACTCCAGACATACAGGAGTACCTTGTAGTACCTATAGGTGCAAAGAATATGGTTGAGGCTGTAAGGATGAATGTTAGGGTGCATAGAGTGCTTAGGGATGTGCTTGAGAGGAAGGATAGATACTTCACATATGGAAGGGGGGATGAGGGTGCGTGGGCACCTAGAGCATCAAACATGGAAGCACTTGAGGCTGTTGAGCAGGCATGTATAGAGGCTGGGTACTCTATAGGCAAGGATGTAGCATTGGGCATAGACTTTGCATCCTCATCGCTATGGGATGGCAATGGTTATGTATATGCAAGGTATGGCAATAGAATGAGCAAGGAGGAGCAGATAGAGTTTGTAAGCAACCTCATAAGGGATTATAGGCTAATCTATGTTGAGGACCCATTGCATGAGGAGGACTTCTCTGGCATGGCAGAGTTAACGAAGAGGTTCAGCAGCATATACATAACTGGAGATGATCTGCTGGTAACCAATGTATCAAGGCTTAGGGTTGCACTAGAGTACAAGGCATGCAACTCAGCAATACTCAAGGTTAACCAGGCTGGAAGCCTGTATGAGGCACTGCTCTTTGCTAGGGAGGCAGATGAGCATGGCATAAGGCTTGTAACATCGCATAGATCTGGTGAGAGTATAGATGCTCATATAGCACATGTTGCAGTAGCAACAGGCTCCAAGATGATCAAGGCTGGGGTTGTTGGAGGGGAGAGGGTAGCAAAGATGAACGAACTGATAAGGCTTGAAGAACTTGATATGGTAGATGGTATGACCACTCTACAATAG
- a CDS encoding DUF5679 domain-containing protein, with the protein MVEAYCVKCRKKVEMKNPTQVTMKNGRPAVKGTCPVCNTTLYRIGKSSK; encoded by the coding sequence ATGGTCGAGGCGTACTGTGTTAAGTGCAGGAAGAAGGTAGAGATGAAGAACCCAACACAGGTGACTATGAAGAATGGTAGACCTGCAGTGAAGGGTACATGCCCAGTATGTAATACAACCTTGTACAGGATAGGTAAGTCAAGCAAATAA
- the mvk gene encoding mevalonate kinase, which yields MGRNVAVASAPAKAILFGEHFVVYGKPAIATALKRRVRATSTVNDAGKIRVRSMLGYSSIPLSSDPHLYEHDPHRHIIFSAASAMRLLDRQQGVDVLLESDFPYGMGLGASAATSVATIASVASLFGSISKDEVFKLSLEAERLVHKNPSGIDSAVCTYGGLVLFNKDGRIERLDEKCSDYSNALHALHFIVVNSGIMKDTGTMVMKVKAREESSKEEFASLAEMSEVITMHALYAIRGRDLARVGELLTLNHMLLRRLGVSNDTLDTIVYTLVKNGAYGAKLTGAGGGGCIISLIDDAKSTMLLNALSSYGYERFTSSIEEDGVIIHSTDT from the coding sequence ATGGGTAGGAATGTAGCAGTTGCAAGTGCACCAGCAAAGGCAATACTATTTGGAGAGCACTTCGTTGTATATGGTAAACCTGCAATAGCAACTGCCCTTAAGAGAAGGGTTAGAGCAACCTCAACTGTGAACGATGCTGGGAAGATAAGGGTTAGATCAATGCTAGGCTACTCAAGCATACCTTTATCATCAGACCCCCATCTGTATGAGCATGATCCTCATAGGCATATAATATTCTCAGCAGCAAGTGCTATGAGGTTACTTGATAGGCAGCAAGGGGTTGATGTACTGCTAGAGTCTGACTTTCCATATGGGATGGGGCTTGGTGCATCTGCAGCAACAAGTGTTGCAACTATAGCATCTGTAGCCTCCCTCTTTGGTAGTATAAGCAAGGATGAGGTCTTCAAGTTATCTCTAGAGGCTGAGAGGCTTGTGCATAAGAACCCCTCAGGCATAGACTCTGCAGTATGCACATATGGTGGGCTTGTACTCTTCAACAAGGATGGGAGGATAGAGAGGCTTGATGAGAAGTGCAGTGATTATAGTAATGCTTTACATGCTCTACACTTCATTGTAGTCAACTCTGGCATCATGAAGGATACTGGCACCATGGTTATGAAGGTTAAGGCTAGAGAAGAGAGTAGCAAGGAGGAGTTTGCTTCCCTAGCAGAGATGAGTGAGGTGATAACCATGCATGCACTCTATGCTATAAGGGGTAGAGATTTAGCAAGGGTTGGTGAACTGCTTACACTTAACCATATGCTCCTAAGGAGACTTGGTGTATCTAACGATACTCTTGATACCATAGTATACACATTGGTTAAGAATGGTGCGTATGGTGCAAAGTTAACTGGTGCTGGGGGTGGAGGGTGCATAATCTCGCTTATAGATGATGCAAAGAGTACAATGCTCTTAAATGCCCTAAGCAGTTATGGTTATGAGAGGTTCACATCAAGCATAGAGGAAGATGGTGTGATTATACACAGTACAGATACGTAA
- the fni gene encoding type 2 isopentenyl-diphosphate Delta-isomerase: MSEDTSRKDNHYSTNNLASTTTDSSSSNGSKVTDIEIIKNRKLEGLKIPLEKDVQAKNTSTYLEYVMLIHNALPELDIDEIDTSTTFLNHRFSAPIIIDSMTGGTDKATVINERLAMVAEELNLGMGVGSQRAGLLSDALRESYSIARKSAPNAFLIANIGGVQLKSITLDDVRRMIEMIDADAIAVHLNPLQELIQPEGEPKFKGIYSKIVELVKSIDVPVIVKEVGSGISRDVAVRLELAGVKAINIAGSGGTSWAGVEKLRADNTKAVMKSHLGELFWDWGIPTAMSLLEVRRSVRIGIIASGGLRSGLDIAKCIALGADICALAWPFLKCAAESKESVLDYARMLIEELRAAMFLTGSRDIKALRRVRYNLQGPLLEWFSVYGR; encoded by the coding sequence ATGAGTGAAGATACAAGCAGGAAGGATAACCACTATTCAACTAATAATCTTGCTTCCACTACTACTGATAGCAGTAGCAGTAATGGTAGCAAGGTTACAGATATTGAGATAATAAAGAATAGAAAGTTGGAAGGGCTAAAGATACCATTGGAGAAGGATGTACAGGCAAAGAATACCTCAACATACCTTGAGTATGTTATGCTCATCCATAATGCACTACCAGAACTTGATATAGATGAGATAGATACATCAACAACATTCCTTAACCACAGGTTCTCTGCACCAATAATAATAGACTCAATGACTGGAGGCACCGATAAGGCTACAGTGATAAATGAGAGGTTAGCAATGGTTGCTGAGGAACTCAACCTTGGTATGGGTGTTGGTAGCCAGAGGGCTGGGCTGCTAAGTGATGCCTTGAGGGAGAGTTACTCCATAGCAAGGAAGAGTGCACCAAATGCATTCCTCATAGCAAACATAGGGGGTGTACAGTTGAAGAGCATAACGCTTGATGATGTGAGGAGGATGATAGAGATGATAGATGCTGATGCCATAGCAGTACATCTAAACCCATTACAAGAACTCATCCAGCCAGAGGGTGAGCCTAAGTTCAAGGGCATATACAGCAAGATAGTTGAGTTGGTGAAGAGTATAGATGTGCCAGTGATAGTCAAGGAGGTTGGCTCAGGCATATCTAGGGATGTTGCTGTAAGGCTTGAACTTGCTGGGGTCAAGGCTATAAACATAGCAGGCTCTGGAGGTACAAGCTGGGCTGGAGTTGAGAAGTTGAGGGCAGATAACACTAAGGCAGTAATGAAGTCACACCTTGGAGAACTCTTCTGGGACTGGGGGATACCAACTGCCATGAGCCTCTTGGAGGTTAGGAGAAGTGTAAGGATAGGTATCATAGCATCTGGAGGGTTGAGAAGTGGGTTAGATATTGCAAAGTGTATTGCTCTTGGGGCAGATATATGTGCTCTTGCATGGCCATTCCTCAAGTGTGCAGCAGAGTCAAAGGAGTCTGTGCTAGACTATGCAAGGATGCTAATAGAGGAGTTGAGGGCAGCTATGTTCCTTACAGGGTCAAGGGATATCAAGGCTCTAAGGCGTGTAAGGTACAACCTCCAAGGTCCACTATTGGAATGGTTCAGTGTTTATGGTAGATGA